One Acutalibacter muris DNA window includes the following coding sequences:
- a CDS encoding PrgI family protein, with amino-acid sequence MPYVNVPNDLSKIKTKIAFNLTKRQLVCFGGAALVGVPSYLLARSSFGNTAALFLMLGIMLPAFLLAMYEKDGLPLEKVVKNIIRAKYLRPGVRPYKTGNIYAPFTGQAGKEAVNGKPKKQKKE; translated from the coding sequence ATGCCCTATGTGAATGTACCTAACGACTTATCCAAAATCAAGACGAAAATCGCTTTCAATCTGACAAAACGCCAGCTTGTGTGTTTCGGCGGCGCGGCCCTTGTGGGAGTCCCCTCCTACCTGCTGGCCCGGAGCTCGTTTGGGAACACGGCGGCGTTGTTCCTGATGCTGGGCATCATGCTCCCGGCGTTTCTTCTGGCGATGTACGAGAAAGACGGCCTGCCGCTGGAAAAGGTGGTAAAGAACATCATCCGGGCCAAGTACCTGCGGCCCGGCGTGAGGCCCTACAAGACCGGGAATATCTACGCGCCCTTTACCGGGCAGGCGGGAAAGGAGGCAGTGAATGGAAAACCGAAAAAGCAAAAGAAAGAATAA
- a CDS encoding plasmid mobilization protein, translating into MAGKKRRRPIHLHVMVSEDEQALIRERMAQAGIRNMGAYMRRMALCGYVLQIDLAPVRELVSLQRRCSNNLNQVAIHANTYGGIYPEEISALQRDYSALWGPLSDLLKQLSALVEL; encoded by the coding sequence ATGGCCGGAAAAAAGCGCCGCCGCCCCATCCATCTCCATGTGATGGTGTCCGAGGATGAGCAGGCGCTTATCCGGGAACGCATGGCCCAGGCGGGCATCCGCAACATGGGGGCCTATATGCGCCGGATGGCCCTCTGCGGCTATGTGCTCCAGATTGACCTTGCCCCCGTCCGAGAGCTGGTGTCCCTCCAGCGGCGATGCTCAAACAATCTCAATCAAGTGGCCATCCATGCCAACACCTACGGGGGCATCTACCCCGAGGAAATATCGGCCCTCCAGCGGGACTACTCCGCTTTGTGGGGCCCTCTGTCTGATTTGCTGAAACAGCTTTCCGCGCTGGTGGAGCTGTGA
- a CDS encoding helix-turn-helix domain-containing protein: MSAKEFRTTLMAAVNGSNEALADIIELYMPLINSRSYIDGELDEDLRQYILLHIFKNISKFSL; this comes from the coding sequence ATGAGTGCCAAGGAATTTCGCACGACACTTATGGCGGCAGTGAATGGCAGTAATGAAGCACTTGCCGATATAATTGAGTTATATATGCCGCTGATAAATAGCAGAAGCTATATTGATGGAGAGTTGGACGAAGACCTGCGCCAGTATATCCTGCTGCACATTTTCAAAAATATTTCAAAATTTTCTCTCTGA
- a CDS encoding defense against restriction DarA-related protein codes for MEKAQEYKYYSTQRPVDIGTFPNGKENPPIRIENYEGRIWVEHDTRLAWGELAYAQPLTEKELYNYELKPSRDNPDMRRLMDTQAQVVGKWEDEGRVPDGKRLTWFYPDFGCYVVKEFVSPERLAECARGVELQQEAAGRKRARQEKPPIAAQLREAGKLAGERQAPAAPKRNAPDRGDR; via the coding sequence TTGGAAAAAGCGCAGGAATACAAGTATTATTCTACCCAGCGGCCCGTTGACATCGGCACGTTCCCCAATGGCAAGGAAAACCCGCCCATCCGGATCGAAAACTACGAGGGCCGGATTTGGGTGGAGCATGATACCCGGCTTGCATGGGGCGAGCTGGCCTATGCCCAGCCGCTCACGGAAAAGGAGCTCTATAATTACGAACTCAAGCCATCCCGTGATAACCCGGATATGCGGCGGCTGATGGATACCCAGGCCCAGGTGGTGGGGAAATGGGAGGACGAGGGCCGCGTCCCTGATGGAAAGCGGCTGACATGGTTTTACCCGGATTTTGGGTGCTATGTAGTGAAAGAATTTGTTTCCCCGGAGCGGCTGGCCGAGTGTGCCCGTGGGGTGGAGCTCCAGCAGGAGGCCGCTGGCCGTAAACGGGCCCGGCAGGAAAAACCCCCGATTGCCGCACAACTGCGGGAGGCTGGGAAACTGGCCGGGGAACGGCAGGCCCCCGCCGCGCCCAAACGGAACGCGCCCGACCGGGGCGACAGGTAG
- a CDS encoding IS1182 family transposase: MQLKYHMVTIEDLVPENHFLRKLEAALDLSFVYEETAHLYSRRYGRAPIDPVVMVKYLLLVFLYGIPSERQIEVRCADSNAFRWYLGIDLDERVPDHSTISQLRRRKPAFRKVFRRLFEEVVRQCVEKGLVSGRLAVTDSTHVKANASRASKQEVDALEEVGNYWERLDAYEEEGLEELKRQTGQRRAKRTKQVKKDKRRSHKKVSSTDPESGYMKRPGKPSGFYYLSHQTTDPDHGIITAVTVTPGGVHDSRPYLEQLEYVHKSVVPLQAAAADSAYDFPLAHRALEELGIDFFVVPQPAHDRTKAELKRDAFTYNEQRDVYLCPNGKELRRKRLYRSGSGLFWEYWAEKKDCGSCPLRQKCLNETDKAGARKLQDSYFKTVVQEHFSRRWEPDYREALKQRQIWCEGTFAAQKWGHNLTRLLRRGLEAAEDHCLLSAAALNLKRMIKHSV; encoded by the coding sequence ATGCAGTTAAAATATCACATGGTAACGATAGAGGATTTGGTACCGGAAAATCATTTTCTGCGGAAATTGGAAGCGGCGCTGGATTTATCGTTTGTGTATGAGGAGACGGCGCACTTGTACAGCCGGAGGTATGGCCGTGCGCCCATAGACCCGGTAGTAATGGTAAAATACCTGTTGCTGGTTTTTTTGTACGGCATCCCCTCGGAGCGGCAGATCGAGGTGCGGTGTGCGGACAGCAACGCGTTTCGTTGGTATCTTGGAATAGATTTGGATGAACGAGTGCCAGACCACAGTACGATCAGCCAGCTGCGGCGGCGGAAGCCTGCGTTTCGGAAGGTGTTCCGGCGGCTGTTTGAGGAAGTGGTGCGCCAGTGCGTGGAAAAAGGTCTGGTGAGCGGACGGCTGGCGGTGACGGATTCCACCCACGTCAAGGCCAACGCGTCCAGGGCCTCGAAGCAGGAGGTAGATGCGCTGGAAGAGGTGGGGAACTATTGGGAGCGGCTGGACGCCTATGAGGAGGAGGGACTGGAGGAGCTGAAACGGCAGACAGGGCAGCGCCGGGCGAAGCGTACAAAGCAGGTGAAAAAGGACAAGCGCCGTTCCCACAAGAAGGTGAGTAGTACCGACCCGGAGTCGGGCTACATGAAGCGGCCCGGCAAGCCCAGCGGTTTTTATTATCTGTCTCACCAGACAACCGACCCGGACCACGGTATCATCACCGCTGTAACCGTGACGCCGGGGGGTGTCCATGACTCACGGCCCTATTTGGAGCAGTTGGAGTACGTCCATAAAAGTGTTGTGCCGCTGCAAGCCGCCGCGGCGGACTCCGCCTATGACTTCCCCCTGGCACACCGAGCGCTGGAAGAACTGGGCATCGACTTCTTTGTCGTGCCACAGCCCGCCCATGACCGCACGAAAGCTGAACTGAAGCGGGATGCATTCACCTATAACGAACAGCGGGACGTATACTTGTGCCCTAACGGGAAAGAACTGCGGCGCAAGCGGCTGTATCGAAGTGGCAGCGGGCTGTTCTGGGAATACTGGGCGGAAAAGAAAGACTGCGGCAGTTGTCCTTTGCGGCAGAAATGTTTGAATGAGACGGACAAGGCCGGCGCCAGAAAGCTCCAGGACAGTTATTTCAAGACTGTTGTTCAAGAACATTTCTCCAGGCGATGGGAGCCGGATTACCGGGAGGCGCTGAAGCAGCGGCAGATCTGGTGTGAGGGTACTTTTGCCGCACAGAAATGGGGACACAACCTGACGCGTCTCCTGCGGCGAGGTTTAGAGGCAGCGGAGGACCACTGTCTCCTTTCCGCCGCGGCCTTGAACCTCAAAAGAATGATTAAACACTCAGTGTGA
- a CDS encoding VirB4-like conjugal transfer ATPase, CD1110 family: protein MENRKSKRKNKAALSSQQSIPYVAMHPDGVCQLPGGLYTKTVEYEDINYSVASTEDQSAIFSGWSSFLNYFDSALPVQLSFINRRSHSTSRYHVNIPAQADDFDSIRGEFVGMLKRQIARSNNGIERSKYITFGVPAEGIAAARPRLDRVEADVMGNLHRLGVPSSPLDGRERLALLHGQMHPGRREPFRFSWGDISKTGMGTKDFITPSGGFDFRGSRFFRVGGFWGAASYLQILASELSDRLLREILELDAELTVTMHIQTVDQLKAIKTIKGKISDIDKMKVEEQKKAVRAGYDMDILPPDLITFSKDAAELLGDLQSRNERMFLLTFTVINLAPTRQRLENDVFTVSGIAQKYNCALKRLDWQQEQGFMSSLALGYNEVQIQRGMTTSSTAIFIPFMTRELRMGGQALYYGMNALSHNVIMADRKKLKSANGMYLGSTGSGKSFAAKRELINVFLATSDRIVIVDPMGEYSPLVRRLGGQVIEIAPDSPHHINPMDIEIGLNDEDSPLSMKADFLLSLCELVVGGKDGLQPIEKTVIDRCVRLVYRELALGLEGAKMPLLQSLYEELLKQPEPEAKRVATALELYCTGSLNLFNHPTNVDLSSRVVCIVLKGLGENLRKIAMHVTNEFVTSAVNTNYKSGAATWCYFDEFHILLRDPLTASYFVAVWKMLRKKGCVPSALTQNVKDLLASREIENILDNTDFLVLLSQAQSDRAIIAKQLGISEHQLSYITHSNSGEGLLFYGNVTIPFVDRFPKGEIYNLLTTRPEDIANDQRNE from the coding sequence ATGGAAAACCGAAAAAGCAAAAGAAAGAATAAGGCGGCCTTATCTTCCCAGCAGTCCATCCCCTATGTGGCGATGCACCCGGACGGCGTGTGCCAGCTCCCCGGCGGGCTCTACACAAAGACCGTGGAATATGAGGACATCAATTATTCCGTGGCATCCACCGAGGATCAGTCCGCGATATTCAGCGGGTGGAGCTCGTTCCTCAACTACTTCGACAGCGCGCTCCCCGTCCAGCTCTCCTTTATCAACCGCCGCTCCCACTCCACCAGCCGCTACCATGTGAACATCCCCGCCCAGGCGGACGATTTTGACAGCATCCGGGGCGAGTTCGTGGGGATGCTCAAACGGCAGATTGCCCGGAGCAACAACGGGATTGAACGCTCCAAATATATCACCTTTGGCGTGCCCGCCGAGGGGATTGCCGCCGCCCGGCCCCGGCTTGACCGGGTGGAGGCGGACGTGATGGGGAACCTCCACCGGCTGGGCGTTCCCTCGTCCCCGCTGGACGGGCGGGAGCGGCTGGCCCTCCTGCATGGGCAGATGCACCCCGGACGGCGGGAGCCGTTCCGCTTTTCATGGGGCGATATTTCCAAAACGGGCATGGGGACAAAGGACTTCATCACCCCCAGCGGCGGCTTTGACTTTAGGGGCTCCCGGTTCTTCCGTGTGGGCGGCTTTTGGGGCGCGGCGTCCTATCTTCAGATTTTGGCGTCCGAGCTCTCTGACCGCCTTTTGCGGGAAATTCTGGAGCTGGACGCGGAGCTCACCGTCACCATGCACATCCAGACCGTTGACCAGTTAAAGGCGATAAAGACCATCAAGGGGAAAATCTCGGACATCGACAAGATGAAAGTGGAGGAGCAGAAAAAGGCCGTCCGCGCCGGGTACGACATGGATATACTTCCCCCCGACCTTATCACGTTCAGCAAGGACGCGGCGGAGCTGCTGGGGGATTTGCAGTCCCGGAATGAGCGGATGTTCCTTTTGACGTTCACCGTCATCAACCTCGCCCCCACCCGCCAGCGGCTGGAAAATGACGTGTTCACCGTCTCCGGCATCGCGCAGAAATACAACTGCGCCTTAAAGCGGCTGGACTGGCAGCAGGAGCAGGGCTTTATGTCCTCGCTGGCCCTCGGCTATAACGAGGTGCAGATACAGCGGGGCATGACCACCAGCTCCACCGCGATTTTCATTCCCTTTATGACGCGGGAGCTCCGCATGGGCGGGCAGGCCCTCTACTACGGCATGAACGCGCTTTCCCACAATGTCATCATGGCTGACCGGAAAAAGCTGAAATCCGCCAATGGGATGTATCTTGGCTCCACGGGCTCCGGCAAGAGCTTTGCCGCCAAACGGGAATTGATAAACGTCTTTCTTGCCACAAGTGACCGCATCGTTATCGTTGACCCGATGGGGGAATATTCCCCGCTGGTACGGCGGCTGGGCGGGCAGGTCATTGAGATTGCCCCGGACAGCCCCCACCACATCAACCCGATGGATATTGAAATCGGTTTGAATGACGAGGACAGCCCCCTTTCCATGAAAGCGGATTTTCTGCTTTCCCTCTGTGAGCTGGTGGTAGGCGGCAAGGACGGCCTGCAACCTATTGAAAAGACCGTGATTGACCGCTGTGTGCGGCTGGTGTACCGGGAGCTTGCGCTGGGGCTGGAGGGCGCAAAGATGCCTTTGCTCCAGAGCTTGTACGAGGAATTACTCAAACAGCCGGAGCCGGAGGCGAAACGTGTGGCGACTGCGCTGGAGCTCTACTGTACGGGCTCCCTCAATCTGTTCAACCACCCGACCAATGTGGACTTGAGCTCCCGGGTGGTGTGCATCGTGCTGAAAGGGCTGGGGGAGAACCTCCGCAAGATTGCGATGCACGTCACCAACGAGTTTGTCACCTCGGCGGTGAATACCAACTATAAAAGCGGCGCGGCGACGTGGTGCTACTTTGACGAGTTCCACATCCTGCTCCGCGACCCGCTGACCGCCAGCTACTTTGTGGCGGTGTGGAAGATGCTCCGCAAAAAGGGCTGTGTGCCCTCGGCCCTCACGCAGAACGTGAAAGACCTTTTGGCCAGCCGGGAAATCGAGAACATACTGGATAACACCGATTTTCTTGTTCTGCTCTCCCAGGCCCAGAGCGACCGGGCCATCATCGCAAAACAGCTCGGCATTTCCGAGCACCAGCTTTCCTATATCACCCACAGCAATTCCGGCGAGGGCCTGCTGTTCTATGGGAATGTGACCATCCCCTTTGTTGACCGTTTCCCCAAGGGTGAGATTTACAACCTGCTCACCACCCGCCCGGAGGACATAGCCAATGACCAGAGGAACGAATAA
- a CDS encoding NAD(P)H-dependent glycerol-3-phosphate dehydrogenase codes for MKRITVLGAGTWGTALARMLSNTGSVVTVWSALDSEVSTLSETRAHPNLPGVELPRELIFTGSMEEACREMDLLLFAVPSPYVRETTRRAAPYIGPGQLIADAAKGIEAGTLLTMTGVIADELKKAGAGPARLVALSGPTHAEEVARDMPTTIVSASPDPEAARQVQDLCMNTCMRVYTNPDIRGVELCGAVKNVIALASGISLGLGYGDNTKAAIITRGLAELTRLGCAMGCDRQTFTGLGGIGDLIVTATSIHSRNNRCGQLIGGGLTPEEAVERTGMVVEGLHALPAVLELSRRYKVEMPIVEAVESIIHGGVPPAMAVRELMSRDRKGEEVY; via the coding sequence ATGAAGCGGATAACCGTTCTTGGGGCCGGGACCTGGGGCACGGCCCTAGCGAGGATGCTCTCCAATACCGGCAGTGTAGTCACCGTCTGGTCCGCCCTTGACAGCGAGGTGAGTACGCTCTCAGAGACACGGGCGCACCCGAACCTTCCCGGGGTGGAGCTGCCACGGGAGCTTATCTTTACCGGCAGCATGGAGGAGGCCTGCCGGGAGATGGACCTGCTGCTGTTCGCGGTGCCCTCGCCCTATGTGCGCGAGACCACCAGGAGGGCCGCGCCCTATATAGGCCCGGGCCAGCTTATAGCCGACGCGGCCAAGGGCATAGAGGCCGGCACACTTCTGACCATGACCGGGGTCATAGCTGACGAGCTCAAAAAAGCCGGGGCGGGGCCCGCAAGGTTAGTGGCCCTCTCCGGCCCCACCCACGCCGAGGAGGTGGCAAGGGATATGCCCACCACCATCGTTTCCGCAAGCCCGGATCCGGAGGCGGCAAGGCAGGTCCAGGACCTGTGCATGAATACCTGCATGAGGGTGTATACAAACCCCGATATCCGGGGGGTGGAGCTCTGCGGGGCGGTGAAGAACGTGATAGCCCTGGCCTCGGGCATCTCTCTGGGGTTAGGCTATGGCGACAACACCAAGGCGGCCATTATCACCCGGGGCCTTGCGGAGCTGACACGGCTGGGCTGCGCCATGGGCTGCGACCGGCAGACCTTTACGGGCCTTGGGGGCATTGGGGACCTGATAGTTACCGCTACCAGCATCCACAGCCGCAACAACCGCTGCGGGCAGCTTATAGGCGGAGGCCTTACGCCTGAGGAGGCTGTGGAGCGCACCGGCATGGTGGTGGAGGGCCTCCACGCCCTGCCTGCGGTGCTGGAGCTCTCCAGGCGGTACAAGGTGGAGATGCCCATTGTAGAGGCCGTGGAGTCCATTATCCACGGCGGGGTGCCCCCCGCTATGGCCGTGCGGGAGCTGATGTCCAGGGACCGCAAGGGCGAGGAGGTATATTAG
- a CDS encoding bacteriophage abortive infection AbiH family protein, with the protein MNILIIGNGFDLAHGLPTKYEHFLKYVDAFKRFKDICKQESVKADWETANEEDKDFILHFANLYDKKPQIYKEIENLISNNVWIDYFWKIYKSRGIAGKDGWIDFESEISRIIQTLDKARLTILEEINRGQKLGKMTYQQSNILSPLWGKPGTSCDSMKFDENAVGYKKTRFLTDLNRLTRCLEIYLSNYVEEITPKVKLPDIDGLTIHCVLSFNYTHTYQRFYDANKNPKIRYDYIHGETKAGSDVDNCNLILGIDEYLEGYAKDRDNEFIQFKKFYQRIYKKTGCKYIDWMNSMAQMPSGYGRNGDAIHNVYIIGHSLDITDKDILSSLINMESTKTTIFYHSQTTLGNQISNLVKVLGEDRLIAKVHGANASIVLQKQQEAIPIEH; encoded by the coding sequence TTGAATATTCTTATCATTGGAAATGGGTTTGATTTAGCTCATGGCCTACCCACAAAATATGAGCATTTTTTGAAATATGTTGACGCCTTTAAGCGATTTAAGGATATCTGTAAACAAGAAAGCGTTAAGGCTGACTGGGAAACTGCGAACGAAGAAGATAAAGATTTTATACTACACTTTGCTAATCTTTATGATAAAAAACCACAAATTTATAAAGAAATAGAAAACCTAATTTCAAATAATGTTTGGATTGATTATTTTTGGAAGATTTATAAAAGCCGAGGAATAGCTGGGAAAGATGGGTGGATCGATTTTGAGAGTGAAATATCAAGGATAATACAAACACTTGATAAAGCAAGGCTTACTATTTTAGAAGAGATAAACCGAGGTCAAAAGCTGGGAAAAATGACGTATCAACAATCAAATATTCTCTCTCCGCTTTGGGGTAAACCGGGAACAAGCTGTGATAGCATGAAATTTGATGAAAACGCAGTCGGATATAAAAAAACACGATTTTTAACAGATTTAAATAGGCTTACACGGTGCTTGGAAATCTATCTGAGTAATTATGTTGAAGAAATTACTCCTAAAGTTAAACTACCGGACATTGATGGGCTGACTATTCATTGTGTTCTTAGTTTTAATTACACTCATACATATCAAAGATTTTATGACGCAAACAAAAATCCAAAAATAAGATACGACTATATTCACGGGGAAACAAAAGCTGGAAGTGACGTCGATAATTGCAATCTTATTCTTGGAATTGATGAATATTTAGAAGGATATGCCAAAGATAGAGACAATGAGTTCATTCAGTTCAAGAAATTTTATCAGAGAATTTATAAAAAGACTGGCTGCAAATATATTGACTGGATGAATAGTATGGCACAGATGCCATCGGGTTATGGGAGAAACGGAGATGCCATACATAATGTCTATATTATAGGACATTCCTTGGACATTACCGACAAAGATATTCTTTCAAGCCTAATTAACATGGAAAGCACCAAAACAACAATTTTCTATCATAGTCAGACAACTCTGGGAAACCAAATAAGTAATCTTGTCAAAGTCCTCGGCGAGGATAGGCTTATTGCTAAAGTACATGGGGCAAATGCAAGCATTGTTCTACAAAAACAGCAGGAGGCAATCCCGATAGAGCATTAA
- a CDS encoding sigma-70 family RNA polymerase sigma factor produces the protein MRGKNQERDELRARFTKWMEVTVYRARQNYIKAQSRRMDTISLEEAPMEQLCFQDMPVAERFCFEEENLSKAFAQLPAAKKKIMAMLFFLDMSPEEVAKELGCTVQYVYKQKSLAIKRLRDALESGGEL, from the coding sequence ATGCGCGGGAAAAATCAGGAACGAGATGAACTTAGGGCGAGGTTTACGAAATGGATGGAGGTGACTGTTTACAGAGCAAGACAAAACTACATAAAGGCACAGAGTCGTAGAATGGACACGATTTCCCTGGAGGAAGCTCCTATGGAGCAGTTATGTTTCCAGGATATGCCGGTGGCTGAGCGTTTCTGTTTTGAGGAGGAGAATCTCTCAAAGGCGTTTGCTCAGCTGCCCGCTGCAAAAAAGAAGATAATGGCAATGCTGTTTTTTCTGGATATGTCGCCAGAGGAAGTAGCAAAGGAGTTGGGCTGCACGGTACAGTACGTCTATAAGCAGAAGTCACTGGCAATAAAAAGGCTCCGCGATGCGCTGGAAAGCGGTGGCGAGTTATGA
- a CDS encoding recombinase family protein, whose protein sequence is MASKPNQELETRFRVLYIRVSTEAQAEEGYSIGAQQERLEAYCRAMGWKNYQLYIDPGFSGSNLNRPKMQQLIADVQAGKVCAVVVYKLDRLSRSQKDTLYLIEDIFIPNDVAFVSLNENIDTGTPYGRAMIGILSAFAQLERENIYQRTRMGMLERVKQGYWMGGGGVPYGYDYDRNQGILVPNPQQAEQVRKMYDLYLKGYSAQKIANMLGLHYDKIVTQILTRKSNTGVICYKGEEYPGLHEPIISEEIYNLTQIKMRERSEKSRVPTKGTHLLAGLVYCGECGARMRYVKWGKNGYKLYCYSKDNSKPHMKRADSCDSEPCWADQIEDLVIQDLFNISANLERSTKDDTAPPVNPLQELESQIAQTEAKVKRLYNLYAIDGNDMLLDTIEENKRQLALLREQLIMEEETRTRAKHIDLVRERVVSIRSAWGMLSMQERQTVLRDCIDRIIIHKNKVEIFYTFLKDKGKAGTAKYVA, encoded by the coding sequence GTGGCAAGCAAGCCAAACCAAGAGTTAGAAACCCGCTTTCGCGTGCTGTATATCCGTGTTTCCACGGAGGCGCAGGCGGAGGAGGGCTATTCCATCGGGGCCCAGCAGGAACGGCTGGAAGCCTACTGCCGGGCTATGGGATGGAAAAACTATCAACTTTATATCGACCCCGGATTTTCCGGGAGCAACCTGAACCGCCCAAAAATGCAGCAGTTGATCGCGGACGTACAGGCGGGAAAGGTGTGTGCGGTGGTGGTCTACAAGCTGGACCGCCTCTCCCGCAGCCAGAAGGACACTCTGTACCTGATTGAGGACATCTTTATCCCCAACGATGTGGCTTTCGTATCTCTCAACGAGAACATCGACACCGGCACGCCCTATGGCCGGGCCATGATAGGGATTCTGTCAGCGTTCGCCCAGCTTGAACGCGAGAACATTTACCAGCGCACCCGCATGGGTATGCTGGAGAGGGTCAAGCAGGGCTACTGGATGGGCGGCGGTGGAGTACCCTACGGGTATGACTACGACCGAAACCAGGGTATCTTGGTGCCGAACCCCCAGCAGGCCGAACAGGTGCGGAAGATGTACGACCTCTATTTGAAGGGCTACTCCGCCCAAAAAATCGCCAATATGCTGGGGCTGCACTATGACAAGATCGTCACCCAGATATTGACCCGAAAGAGCAACACCGGCGTGATATGCTATAAGGGCGAGGAGTACCCCGGGCTGCACGAGCCAATTATCTCGGAGGAGATATACAACCTGACCCAAATCAAAATGCGGGAACGCTCCGAGAAGAGCCGGGTGCCTACCAAAGGCACCCACCTGCTGGCTGGGCTTGTGTATTGCGGCGAGTGCGGCGCACGTATGAGGTATGTGAAGTGGGGCAAGAACGGCTACAAGCTGTACTGCTACTCCAAAGACAACTCCAAGCCCCACATGAAACGGGCCGATTCCTGCGATTCAGAGCCCTGCTGGGCCGACCAGATTGAGGACCTGGTGATACAGGACTTGTTCAACATCTCGGCCAATCTGGAACGGTCTACAAAGGATGACACTGCCCCACCGGTCAACCCCCTCCAGGAGTTGGAGAGCCAGATCGCCCAAACCGAGGCCAAAGTCAAGCGCCTGTATAACCTCTACGCCATAGACGGCAACGATATGCTGCTGGACACCATAGAGGAGAACAAGCGCCAGCTGGCCCTGCTCCGGGAACAGCTTATCATGGAGGAGGAGACCCGCACCCGGGCCAAGCACATCGACCTGGTTCGGGAGCGGGTAGTCAGCATCCGGTCGGCCTGGGGTATGCTCAGTATGCAGGAGCGCCAGACCGTGCTGCGGGACTGCATTGACCGCATTATCATTCACAAGAACAAGGTGGAGATATTCTACACCTTCTTAAAGGACAAAGGAAAGGCGGGGACAGCCAAATATGTTGCGTAA
- a CDS encoding IS1182 family transposase has product MQLKYHMVTIEDLVPENHFLRKLEAALDLSFVYEETAHLYSRRYGRAPIDPVVMVKYLLLVFLYGIPSERQIEVRCADSNAFRWYLGIDLDERVPDHSTISQLRRRKPAFRKVFRRLFEEVVRQCVEKGLVSGRLAVTDSTHVKANASRASKQEVDALEEVGNYWERLDAYEEEGLEELKRQTGQRRAKRTKQVKKDKRRSHKKVSSTDPESGYMKRPGKPSGFYYLSHQTTDPDHGIITAVTVTPGDVHDSRPYLEQLEYVHKSVVPLQAAAADSAYDFPLAHRALEELGIDFFVVPQPAHDRTKAELKRDAFTYNEQRDVYLCPNGKELRRKRLYRSGSGLFWEYWAEKKDCGSCPLRQKCLNETDKAGTRKLQDSYFKTVVQEHFSRRWEPDYREALKQRQIWCEGTFAAQKWGHNLTRLLRRGLEAAEDHCLLSAAALNLKRMIKHSV; this is encoded by the coding sequence ATGCAGTTAAAATATCACATGGTAACGATAGAGGATTTGGTACCGGAAAATCATTTTCTGCGGAAATTGGAAGCGGCGCTGGATTTATCGTTTGTGTATGAGGAGACGGCGCACTTGTACAGCCGGAGGTATGGCCGTGCGCCCATAGACCCGGTAGTAATGGTAAAATACCTGTTGCTGGTTTTTTTGTACGGCATCCCCTCGGAGCGGCAGATCGAGGTGCGGTGTGCGGACAGCAACGCGTTTCGTTGGTATCTTGGAATAGATTTGGATGAACGAGTGCCAGACCACAGTACGATCAGCCAGCTGCGGCGGCGGAAGCCTGCGTTTCGGAAGGTGTTCCGGCGGCTGTTTGAGGAAGTGGTGCGCCAGTGCGTGGAAAAAGGTCTGGTGAGCGGACGGCTGGCGGTGACGGATTCCACCCACGTCAAGGCCAACGCGTCCAGGGCCTCGAAGCAGGAGGTAGATGCGCTGGAAGAGGTGGGGAACTATTGGGAGCGGCTGGACGCCTATGAGGAGGAGGGACTGGAGGAGCTGAAACGGCAGACAGGGCAGCGCCGGGCGAAGCGTACAAAGCAGGTGAAAAAGGACAAGCGCCGTTCCCACAAGAAGGTGAGTAGTACCGACCCGGAGTCGGGCTACATGAAGCGGCCCGGCAAGCCCAGCGGTTTTTATTATCTGTCTCACCAGACAACCGACCCGGACCACGGTATCATCACCGCTGTAACCGTGACGCCGGGGGATGTCCATGACTCACGGCCCTATTTGGAGCAGTTGGAGTACGTCCATAAAAGTGTTGTGCCGCTGCAAGCCGCCGCGGCGGACTCCGCCTATGACTTCCCCCTGGCACACCGAGCGCTGGAAGAACTGGGCATCGACTTCTTTGTCGTGCCACAGCCCGCCCATGACCGCACGAAAGCTGAACTGAAGCGGGATGCATTCACCTATAACGAACAGCGGGACGTATACTTGTGCCCTAACGGGAAAGAACTGCGGCGCAAGCGGCTGTATCGAAGTGGCAGCGGGCTGTTCTGGGAATACTGGGCGGAAAAGAAAGACTGCGGCAGTTGTCCTTTGCGGCAGAAATGTTTGAATGAGACGGACAAGGCCGGCACCAGAAAGCTCCAGGACAGTTATTTCAAGACTGTTGTTCAAGAACATTTCTCCAGGCGATGGGAGCCGGATTACCGGGAGGCGCTGAAGCAGCGGCAGATCTGGTGTGAGGGTACTTTTGCCGCACAGAAATGGGGACACAACCTGACGCGTCTCCTGCGGCGAGGTTTAGAGGCAGCGGAGGACCACTGTCTCCTTTCCGCCGCGGCCTTGAACCTCAAAAGAATGATTAAACACTCAGTGTGA